From the genome of Labrus bergylta chromosome 4, fLabBer1.1, whole genome shotgun sequence, one region includes:
- the LOC109989888 gene encoding acyl-coenzyme A thioesterase 1-like translates to MSSQVRLKLLPSARCLFDEPVQVKVAGLRSRQVVTVRARSTDERGMVFSSLATYRADGNGEIDVDKDPSLSGSYIGVEPMGLLWSMKPDILHKTFQKTNSLNPHVVRFSVHEEEGEGRMLAEATNERLLIGDGVSRIPVKEGNIRGVLFTPPGKGPFPAVLDIGTLISEKRASLLSNKGFVVLTVAVYNDKPANVKEIHLDYYEEAVDFLRRHPKVGSKGVGVISQSKGGDIALSLAAFVPGVEAVVWINGCSANVAFPLFYKKHKILSALMFDTNKVISTESGAYIVKFTVDDPRAEENKGSLVPIERAKGRFLFVASEDDLNWDSKTYMDMMVERLKHHGKDNFERWCYSGAGHYLEPPYCPYCHSSFHSIVGKPVQWGGEPKSHAAAEVHLWKKIQEFFRTHLRCDAPQDEAKL, encoded by the exons ATGTCCTCTCAGGTCAGACTGAAGCTGCTGCCAAGCGCCAGGTGTTTGTTCGATGAGCCCGTTCAGGTGAAGGTGGCCGGGCTGAGGTCCAGACAGGTGGTCACCGTGAGAGCCAGATCCACTGACGAGAGGGGGATGGTCTTCAGCTCCTTGGCGACCTATAGAGCTGATGGAAATGGAGAGATCGACGTGGATAAAGACCCCTCACTCAGCGGGAGCTACATCGGGGTGGAGCCCATGGGTCTGCTGTGGTCCATGAAGCCAGATATTTTGCACAAAACGTTTCAAAAAACTAATTCTCTTAATCCCCATGTGGTGAGGTTTTCTGTGcatgaagaagaaggagagggcAGGATGTTAGCAGAGGCGACCAATGAGAGACTTCTGATTGGAGACGGGGTCAGCAGGATCCCTGTTAAAGAGGGGAACATTCGGGGAGTCCTGTTTACTCCCCCAG GAAAAGGTCCGTTCCCTGCTGTGTTGGATATCGGCACATTAATTTCTGAGAAAAGAGCCAGTCTGCTGTCCAACAAAGGCTTTGTGGTTCTGACAGTAGCTGTGTACAATGATAAGCCGGCAAACGTCAAAGAGATCCATCTGGACTATTATGAGGAAGCGGTTGATTTCTTAAGACGACATCCTAAG GTGGGCAGTAAAGGAGTTGGTGTAATATCACAATCAAAGGGAGGAGACATTGCTCTCTCACTTGCTGCTTTTGTGCCGGGTGTTGAAGCAGTGGTGTGGATTAACGGCTGCAGCGCCAATGTTGCCTTTCCTCTTTTCTACAAAAAGCACAAGATCCTCTCAGCTTTAATGTTTGACACTAACAAGGTGATTAGCACCGAGTCTGGCGCCTACATTGTGAAGTTTACTGTTGATGATCCCCGGGCAGAGGAGAACAAGGGCAGTCTGGTCCCCATCGAAAGAGCAAAGGGGCGTTTTCTGTTTGTGGCTTCAGAGGACGACTTAAACTGGGACAGTAAGACTTACATGGACATGATGGTGGAGAGACTGAAGCATCATGGGAAGGACAACTTTGAGCGTTGGTGTTACTCCGGAGCAGGGCACTACCTGGAGCCGCCTTATTGCCCGTACTGCCACTCCAGTTttcacagcattgtgggtaaaccAGTCCAATGGGGGGGTGAGCCCAAGTCCCATGCAGCAGCTGAAGTCCACCTGTGGAAGAAGATCCAGGAGTTCTTCAGGACTCACCTGAGATGTGATGCTCCGCAAGATGAAGCCAAGTTATAG